A single window of Watersipora subatra chromosome 11, tzWatSuba1.1, whole genome shotgun sequence DNA harbors:
- the LOC137408691 gene encoding uncharacterized protein, with the protein MPDNKAMANLPEFDNSTSVESYLERLEIYFAVNKVTGDSRQHMLLMGLKGYQYDTIRDLAAPQKPKDLTYSGLVDLVCKHFGTSKHWLVERLSFREMRQNSGENLNEYVSRLKRTARQCEFASSLDVNLVEQFLRGMRDTMLRSKLIALEESKLTDITGLLQEANAKVAIEQITLPDVKSEMNAVKRNCFSKGQAICGDCGLEQRINHKCPAKGRTCFKCGGNGHLAKAPACPKNNIRAVEKAQKLFDYEDDDSLF; encoded by the coding sequence ATGCCAGATAATAAAGCCATGGCTAATTTGCCAGAATTTGACAACTCTACGAGTGTTGAGTCATATTTGGAGCGGTTGGAGATATATTTTGCTGTGAACAAGGTTACGGGAGACTCTCGTCAGCACATGCTGCTCATGGgtttgaaaggctatcaatacGATACAATACGAGATCTGGCAGCCCCACAGAAGCCTAAGGATTTGACATACAGTGGCCTAGTTGACCTTGTATGCAAGCACTTTGGTACGTCAAAGCACTGGCTGGTGGAACGACTTTCATTCAGAGAGATGAGACAGAATTCGGGTGAGAATCTCAATGAATATGTCAGCCGCTTGAAAAGGACAGCTCGCCAATGTGAGTTTGCCAGTAGTCTGGACGTCAACCTAGTGGAACAATTTCTACGTGGCATGCGGGACACAATGCTGAGGTCAAAGCTGATCGCACTTGAGGAATCAAAGCTAACTGATATTACTGGTTTATTGCAAGAAGCAAATGCCAAGGTCGCTATAGAGCAGATTACACTTCCAGATGTGAAATCTGAAATGAATGCAGTCAAGAGGAATTGTTTCAGCAAGGGACAAGCAATCTGTGGTGATTGTGGTTTAGAGCAACGGATTAACCACAAGTGCCCAGCAAAAGGGCGCACATGTTTTAAATGTGGGGGCAACGGTCATTTAGCAAAAGCCCCTGCCTGCCCAAAGAATAACATCAGAGCTGTTGAGAAGGCACAGAAATTATTTGACTACGAGGACGACGATTCCCTGTTTTAA